A region from the Xenopus laevis strain J_2021 chromosome 4S, Xenopus_laevis_v10.1, whole genome shotgun sequence genome encodes:
- the pamr1.S gene encoding inactive serine protease PAMR1, whose amino-acid sequence MLNMALLVWSSLVVASLHLFAISAYPSRSKYTVINENCPGAEWNIMCRDCCAYDQVECTCPGGNQKVGYTIPCCRNEENECDSCLIHPGCSIFENCKSCYNGSWGGTLDDFYIKGSYCSECRMGWYGGDCMRCGEVIQAARGEIMMESYPFNARCEWSIQVTPGYTVELRFGMLSLEFDYMCQYDYLEVRDGDNVDAKIIKRYCGNQRPLSLRSSGNSLHLYFQSDGSKNFDGFYISFEEVTACSTTPCFHDGTCIAEKSGTYKCACLAGYTGRHCESVIEEKTCKDPGVPLNGYRKLSEEAGLSLIHHMKVGSKIHYFCNNSYVLSGNQERACLEGGQWSGKQPICIKACKEPKVPDLVRQKVLPSLVQSRETPLHQLYSTSFTKEKSDILPTKKPALPPRELPPGYQHLHTQLQYDCVSPFYRRTGSSRRTCLKTGKWSGRAPSCIPICGKLGNFNITQLGEQRWPWQAALYRRSNGVKDANLRKGTWVLVCSGALLNERTVVIAAHCVTDLGKSSIIKVSELKVVLGKFYRDDDREEKSQQHLHISAVIVNPNYDPILLDSDIAVIKLLDKARVSDHVQPVCLTSAIEMMTSPQEYTIVISGWKILSDPRAPGSKNETIRAGAIELVDSLQCEQQYEENSISVSVTESMFCAKQEPGPSPNICPSETGGISTVLLPSSTSPEGSWHLIGLVSWGYDKSCRKDLYTGYTRVVTFKEWLEKNMK is encoded by the exons ATGCTGAACATGGCTCTGCTAGTCTGGTCCAGTTTGGTGGTGGCATCTCTGCACCTCTTTGCCATCTCTGCCTACCCCAGCCGATCAA aatatACAGTCATCAATGAGAACTGTCCAGGGGCTGAATGGAACATCATGTGCCGAGACTGCTGTGCATATGACCAGGTGGAGTGCACGTGTCCCGGCGGCAACCAGAAAGTGGGGTACACAATCCCCTGCTGCCGCAATGAAGAAAATGAATGTGACTCCTGCCTCATTCACCCAG GCTGTTCTATCTTTGAAAACTGCAAGTCATGCTACAATGGCTCCTGGGGAGGGACCCTGGATGACTTCTATATAAAGGGGAGTTACTGCTCGGAGTGCCGGATGGGCTGGTACGGGGGCGACTGCATGA GATGTGGAGAGGTGATCCAGGCAGCGCGGGGGGAGATCATGATGGAGAGTTACCCTTTTAACGCCCGCTGTGAGTGGAGCATCCAGGTGACGCCAGGGTATACAGTGGAGCTCAG GTTTGGGATGCTGAGTCTGGAGTTTGATTACATGTGTCAGTATGATTACTTGGAGGTGCGAGACGGGGATAATGTGGACGCAAAGATCATCAAGCGCTACTGTGGCAACCAGCGCCCCCTCTCACTGCGCAGCTCTGGGAATTCCCTGCACCTTTACTTCCAGTCTGACGGGTCCAAAAATTTTGATGGGTTCTACATCAGCTTTGAAGAAGTTACAG CCTGTTCTACAACACCCTGTTTCCATGATGGTACTTGCATCGCAGAGAAGTCAGGAACCTATAAGTGTGCGTGTCTGGCTGGGTACACGGGGAGACACTGTGAAAGTG TAATTGAAGAGAAGACCTGCAAGGACCCTGGGGTCCCACTGAATGGCTACAGGAAGCTCTCCGAAGAGGCCGGTCTGAGCCTCATTCACCATATGAAAGTCGGTTCCAAGATTCACTACTTCTGCAACAATTCCTATGTTCTCAGTGGCAACCAGGAGAGGGCGTGCCTGGAAGGGGGGCAGTGGTCTGGAAAGCAACCCATCTGCATTAAAG CTTGCAAGGAGCCAAAGGTCCCAGATTTGGTACGACAGAAAGTGCTTCCATCCCTGGTCCAGTCACG GGAAACCCCTCTCCACCAGTTATACTCTACTTCATTCACCAAGGAAAAAAGTGATATTTTGCCAACCAAGAAACCAGCCTTACCTCCCAGAGAGCTGCCTCCTGGCTACCAACATCTGCACACCCAGCTGCAGTATGACTGTGTGTCTCCCTTCTACCGGCGCACTGGGAGCAGCAGAAGAACCTGCCTGAAGACTGGGAAGTGGAGCGGGAGAGCACCATCTTGCATTCCTA TCTGCGGGAAGCTTGGGAACTTCAACATAACCCAGTTGGGAGAACAGAGGTGGCCTTGGCAGGCAGCACTGTACCGCAGATCGAATGGGGTGAAGGATGCCAACCTGCGGAAGGGCACCTGGGTATTGGTTTGCAGTGGAGCCCTACTGAATGAGCGGACGGTGGTGATTGCGGCACACTGTGTAACAGACCTAGGGAAGAGCTCAATCATCAAAGTGTCCGAGCTGAAAGTGGTCCTGGGTAAATTCTACAGAGACGATGACCGTGAGGAAAAGAGCCAGCAGCATTTGCAT ATCTCAGCTGTGATTGTGAATCCAAACTACGACCCCATCTTGTTGGATTCTGACATTGCAGTGATCAAGCTGTTGGACAAGGCTCGGGTGAGTGACCATGTGCAGCCAGTGTGTCTCACTTCGGCCATTGAGATGATGACATCTCCCCAAGAATACACCATTGTTATCAGTGGGTGGAAGATCCTTTCTGATCCCAGGGCCCCCGGTTCTAAGAACGAGACAATTAGGGCTGGGGCCATAGAACTAGTGGACTCTCTGCAGTGTGAGCAGCAGTACGAGGAGAATAGTATCTCTGTTAGCGTCACGGAAAGCATGTTCTGTGCAAAGCAAGAGCCAGGGCCTTC